The following are encoded together in the Proteiniphilum saccharofermentans genome:
- a CDS encoding proline dehydrogenase family protein yields the protein MQSKETLPVNFENTETAFRDQSNASLKQAYQLFKVMNNRRLVNIGKHLVNFAFAVHFPIEGIIRNTIYKHFVGGVSIEDCSKTIARLARYNVDSILDYAQEGEESEDAFNATCREVIRTVEFAGNHKNVPFSVFKITGVARFDLLAKVSEQQPLTDEEREEFRSVEERVDAIFRRGFELDVPVLIDAEETWIQPVLDDMVMNLMSRYNKEKAIVQNTYQMYRHDSIERIKQHHRMALEGGFKFGLKIVRGAYMEKERNRAAERGYPSPIQPDKPATDRDFDDITRYFIEHLDSIDFMVATHNEESSLLLARLIDEYNLPRNHRGIYFSQLYGMSDHITYNLAEQGYNVAKYVPYGAVKTMMPYLFRRAEENSSVKGQTNRELKMIRTEIKRRRN from the coding sequence ATGCAATCTAAGGAAACACTACCTGTCAATTTTGAAAACACGGAAACCGCTTTTCGTGATCAATCCAACGCAAGTTTAAAACAGGCTTATCAACTCTTTAAGGTAATGAATAACCGCCGGTTGGTGAATATAGGTAAGCATCTGGTTAATTTTGCTTTTGCCGTCCATTTTCCTATAGAGGGTATAATCAGAAATACTATCTATAAACATTTTGTCGGTGGAGTGTCTATTGAAGATTGTAGCAAGACAATTGCCCGGCTGGCCCGATACAATGTGGACTCTATTCTCGATTATGCGCAGGAGGGAGAGGAATCGGAAGATGCTTTCAATGCTACTTGTCGGGAGGTAATACGTACTGTTGAATTTGCCGGTAACCATAAGAATGTGCCATTCAGCGTGTTCAAGATCACGGGGGTGGCACGCTTCGACCTTCTGGCCAAGGTGAGTGAGCAACAACCTTTGACCGATGAGGAAAGAGAGGAATTCCGTAGTGTTGAGGAGCGCGTGGATGCTATCTTCAGAAGAGGATTTGAACTGGATGTGCCGGTGCTGATCGATGCCGAAGAAACGTGGATACAGCCGGTTCTGGATGATATGGTGATGAATCTCATGTCACGCTACAACAAGGAGAAGGCTATTGTGCAAAACACCTACCAGATGTATCGACACGATAGTATAGAGCGGATCAAACAGCATCACCGTATGGCGTTGGAGGGGGGATTTAAATTCGGTTTAAAAATTGTGCGGGGTGCCTATATGGAGAAAGAACGCAACCGTGCTGCTGAACGAGGGTATCCATCACCCATTCAGCCGGATAAGCCGGCTACTGATCGCGATTTCGACGATATTACCCGTTATTTTATAGAGCATCTGGATAGTATCGACTTCATGGTCGCCACCCATAACGAAGAGAGTTCATTATTATTGGCTCGCCTGATCGATGAGTATAATCTGCCGAGGAATCATAGGGGAATCTATTTCTCCCAATTATATGGTATGAGCGATCATATTACTTATAATCTTGCCGAACAGGGATACAATGTTGCAAAATACGTTCCTTATGGTGCCGTGAAGACCATGATGCCCTACCTGTTCCGTCGGGCTGAAGAAAATTCATCAGTCAAGGGGCAGACCAACCGCGAACTGAAGATGATCCGGACAGAAATAAAACGGAGACGTAATTGA
- the pruA gene encoding L-glutamate gamma-semialdehyde dehydrogenase, which translates to MSKGVFQLPEVKNEPVRSYAPGTPERVALKQKLVELNQGGLDLPMIIGGKEVRTGNLKDIRPPHNHRHLLGHYHQGDKTHVQMAIDAALKAKPTWEAMQWESRAAIFLKAAELIAGPYRYEFNAVTMIGQSKNAYQSEIDAVCELIDFYRYNVKNMDTIYRMQPNSSPGIWNRMVWRPLEGFIFALTPFNFTSIAGNLPGAPALMGNTVVWKPSKTAIYSAHLIMKVLQEAGLPEGVINLVYADGRDAADVIFNHRDFAGLHFTGSTGVFNSMWRTIAGNMSKYKSYPRIVGETGGKDYVFADETADPKQVATALTRGAFEYQGQKCSAASRAYIPITLWEDVKRFVSDDLSKIKIGVPEDFSNFVNAVIDEDSFDKLAKAIDDAKASPDAEIVCGGTYDKSEGYFIHPTIILAKKPDYITMKEELFGPILTVYLYDPADLDKTLDILDTTTDYALTGAIFSADRANIEKMTARLTHTAGNFYINDKPTGAVVDQQPFGGGRGSGTNDKAGSVFNLLRWVSPQCIKETFIPATDYMYPNFLEE; encoded by the coding sequence ATGTCTAAAGGAGTCTTTCAATTACCCGAAGTAAAGAATGAACCCGTCAGGAGTTATGCTCCGGGAACGCCCGAAAGGGTAGCGTTAAAACAAAAATTAGTTGAGTTGAATCAAGGTGGGCTCGATCTGCCGATGATCATCGGAGGAAAAGAGGTGCGTACCGGCAACCTAAAAGATATTCGTCCACCCCATAATCACCGCCATCTTCTTGGACATTATCATCAAGGGGACAAAACACATGTACAGATGGCGATCGATGCTGCATTAAAAGCAAAACCAACCTGGGAAGCAATGCAATGGGAAAGCCGTGCAGCCATCTTCCTGAAAGCAGCCGAACTGATTGCCGGCCCTTATCGTTATGAGTTCAATGCCGTTACCATGATAGGCCAATCGAAGAATGCCTATCAATCTGAAATAGATGCTGTATGCGAATTGATCGATTTCTACCGCTATAATGTGAAGAATATGGATACAATTTACCGGATGCAACCCAACTCCTCTCCCGGTATATGGAACCGTATGGTTTGGCGTCCGCTCGAAGGGTTTATCTTTGCGCTTACGCCATTCAATTTCACCTCCATTGCAGGAAACCTGCCCGGCGCTCCGGCGTTGATGGGTAACACTGTAGTATGGAAGCCCTCAAAGACAGCGATTTATTCCGCCCACCTTATTATGAAGGTGTTACAGGAAGCCGGACTACCCGAGGGGGTGATCAATCTCGTCTATGCCGATGGAAGGGATGCCGCCGATGTGATCTTCAACCACCGTGATTTTGCCGGACTGCACTTTACAGGATCTACAGGAGTCTTTAACAGCATGTGGCGTACCATTGCCGGCAATATGTCGAAATACAAATCCTATCCCCGCATCGTAGGAGAAACGGGAGGTAAAGACTATGTTTTTGCAGACGAAACAGCCGATCCAAAACAAGTAGCCACAGCACTTACCCGCGGAGCGTTCGAATACCAGGGACAGAAATGTTCGGCTGCTTCCCGCGCCTATATTCCCATCACCCTATGGGAAGATGTTAAGAGGTTTGTAAGTGACGATCTTTCTAAAATTAAAATCGGAGTACCGGAAGATTTCAGCAATTTCGTGAATGCAGTAATCGATGAGGATTCGTTCGACAAGCTTGCTAAGGCAATCGACGACGCCAAAGCATCACCCGATGCGGAAATCGTTTGTGGCGGCACCTACGACAAATCGGAAGGTTATTTTATCCACCCCACCATAATTCTGGCCAAAAAGCCCGATTACATCACGATGAAAGAGGAGCTCTTCGGCCCGATACTTACCGTATATCTGTACGATCCGGCAGACCTCGACAAGACGCTGGATATCCTCGATACCACTACAGATTATGCGCTTACAGGCGCTATATTCTCTGCCGACAGGGCCAATATCGAAAAGATGACTGCCCGGTTGACACACACAGCCGGGAATTTCTATATCAATGACAAGCCCACCGGCGCCGTGGTCGACCAGCAGCCGTTCGGCGGCGGACGTGGTTCAGGTACCAACGATAAAGCCGGCTCGGTATTCAACCTGCTGCGCTGGGTTTCCCCGCAATGTATCAAGGAAACATTCATTCCGGCAACCGATTATATGTATCCGAACTTCTTAGAGGAGTAA
- a CDS encoding type II toxin-antitoxin system RelE/ParE family toxin: protein MNTPETRFLEEADKFIAVLDSKIVRKIFYNIDLAEQTNDPKLFKKLQSDIWEFRTRYARLHIRLLAFWDKSENKETLVIATHGFIKKVDKVPVNEIDRAISLRDEYFRNKLKK from the coding sequence ATGAATACACCTGAAACTAGATTTCTGGAAGAAGCAGACAAGTTTATTGCAGTCCTTGATTCTAAAATAGTTAGGAAGATATTCTACAATATTGATCTTGCAGAACAAACCAACGATCCAAAACTTTTCAAGAAGCTACAAAGTGATATTTGGGAATTTCGGACAAGATACGCACGACTTCATATAAGGCTTCTTGCATTTTGGGACAAAAGTGAGAATAAGGAAACTCTGGTGATAGCAACACATGGATTTATAAAGAAAGTTGATAAAGTGCCGGTAAACGAAATAGATCGGGCAATAAGCCTGAGAGATGAGTACTTTAGGAACAAACTAAAAAAATAA
- a CDS encoding helix-turn-helix domain-containing protein, with translation MATKELKTYTLAEMKDRYIGKVGTKERDDYEYELRMDVLGKMIKAARQEQNLTQEELGKLVGVRKAQISKLENSANSATIDTIVKVFKALKAEINFNVKLENNFVKLV, from the coding sequence ATGGCAACAAAGGAATTAAAGACATATACGCTTGCCGAGATGAAGGATAGATACATCGGCAAGGTTGGCACAAAAGAACGTGATGACTACGAATACGAACTTCGTATGGATGTTTTGGGTAAAATGATCAAAGCCGCCAGGCAAGAACAAAACTTGACACAAGAAGAGCTCGGAAAGCTTGTAGGTGTTCGGAAAGCTCAAATCTCAAAACTTGAAAACAGTGCTAATAGTGCGACGATTGACACGATAGTTAAAGTTTTCAAGGCCCTAAAAGCTGAGATAAACTTTAATGTAAAACTTGAAAACAATTTTGTTAAACTCGTCTAA
- a CDS encoding SMUG2 DNA glycosylase family protein yields the protein MTENLADKVIAFNRELHYSGDLPEGFQVLNPFLENPETMLVMEAFYHKYYNDTNQRRFIIGINPSRHGAGVTGVPFTDTKRLESVCGITMHSAHTHEVSSVFMYDMIAAYGGADEFYSHFYINSPFPLAIIRQTKDGNWLNANYYDDKELFETVKGFMIASLKKHIEIGLDTSEVYILGKKNADFIAKLNKQEKLFDRMTILEHPRYIQQYKSKEKQLYIDKYLLAFGE from the coding sequence ATGACGGAAAATCTGGCAGATAAGGTTATTGCTTTCAACAGGGAGTTGCACTATTCGGGGGATTTGCCCGAGGGATTTCAGGTACTGAACCCTTTTCTGGAAAACCCGGAAACGATGCTGGTCATGGAAGCATTCTACCACAAATATTATAATGATACGAACCAACGCAGATTCATCATTGGCATTAATCCGAGCCGTCACGGAGCGGGAGTAACGGGTGTCCCCTTCACCGATACCAAACGACTGGAAAGTGTCTGTGGGATCACCATGCATTCAGCCCATACCCACGAGGTTTCTTCCGTGTTCATGTATGATATGATCGCAGCTTACGGCGGTGCGGATGAATTTTACAGCCACTTTTACATCAACTCACCCTTCCCGCTGGCAATCATCCGCCAAACAAAAGACGGCAACTGGCTTAACGCCAACTACTATGATGATAAAGAACTGTTTGAAACGGTAAAAGGGTTTATGATTGCATCGCTCAAAAAACATATCGAGATAGGACTCGATACTTCTGAAGTATATATCCTCGGGAAAAAGAATGCCGATTTCATTGCAAAACTGAACAAACAGGAGAAACTTTTCGACAGGATGACAATATTGGAGCATCCACGTTATATTCAGCAATACAAGTCGAAAGAGAAACAGCTCTATATCGACAAATACCTGCTGGCATTCGGGGAATAA
- a CDS encoding beta-N-acetylhexosaminidase — protein sequence MKRNQTVLFFLFIVVPFFAQQHAVIPQPVDITWLQSAPCYLSDPVKIVAEKGFLSEAVLLAGELESRFNCWVVLVEEYNEKEGGTLIRIGQDTDRSHPTEGYQLKVDSKGCLITASDPAGAFYGCNTLLQLIEADPEKDGQYCIKSVDIKDYPRFGWRGLMMDCSRTFLSMDYLKKTIDRMAFYKLNKLHLHLTDDQGWRLEIKSRPKLTSEGAAFAASSLEPENFSGYYTQQQMKELIAYAAQRHVEVIPEIEAPGHSSAALYAYPELSCSKLKVPVYPLFAFEGEKLNDVYCAGTEDTYVFFKDVLGEVARIFPSPYIHLGGDEVRIQLWKECKVCRNKMNELGIDSEVLLQRYMMTRAAENVLSAGKMPICWDEAIEGDIGKDWIIMAWQEQEKGRIALQKGYQVVMTPTSHLYFDYSYATTPTRKVYSYDPVPPDATEDEKSRILGIQANYWTHIDRWESRIDYQLFPRVLALSEKAWSEETVVDYDDFRKRGKQHKLWFHYFGIEYNGNDM from the coding sequence ATGAAAAGAAATCAGACCGTACTGTTTTTTCTATTCATTGTCGTGCCGTTTTTTGCACAGCAGCACGCCGTGATTCCCCAGCCGGTGGATATTACATGGCTGCAATCTGCTCCCTGTTATTTATCCGATCCAGTAAAAATCGTTGCAGAAAAAGGCTTTCTTTCAGAGGCCGTATTACTTGCTGGTGAATTGGAAAGCAGATTCAATTGCTGGGTAGTGCTGGTTGAAGAATATAATGAGAAGGAAGGCGGTACATTGATACGGATAGGACAGGATACCGATCGATCGCATCCGACAGAAGGATATCAGTTGAAAGTTGATTCAAAGGGTTGTCTTATTACTGCATCCGATCCGGCCGGGGCTTTTTATGGTTGTAATACTCTTTTGCAGCTTATTGAAGCCGACCCGGAGAAAGATGGGCAATATTGTATAAAGTCTGTCGACATAAAAGACTATCCGAGATTTGGATGGAGAGGTTTAATGATGGATTGCTCCCGTACGTTTCTATCAATGGATTATTTGAAAAAAACGATCGATCGTATGGCATTCTATAAATTGAACAAATTGCATCTTCATCTGACGGATGACCAAGGGTGGCGATTGGAAATAAAAAGCCGTCCGAAATTAACAAGCGAAGGAGCCGCTTTTGCGGCCTCCTCACTTGAGCCGGAGAATTTTTCGGGATATTATACACAGCAGCAGATGAAAGAACTGATTGCATACGCTGCACAAAGGCATGTGGAGGTTATACCCGAAATTGAAGCTCCCGGGCATAGCTCGGCCGCTCTTTATGCCTATCCTGAATTGTCCTGTTCTAAATTGAAAGTACCTGTTTATCCTTTATTCGCCTTCGAAGGAGAGAAGTTGAATGATGTGTATTGTGCAGGAACCGAAGATACGTATGTTTTTTTCAAGGATGTGCTGGGTGAAGTCGCCCGTATTTTCCCTTCACCTTATATTCATTTGGGAGGTGATGAGGTAAGAATACAATTATGGAAAGAATGTAAAGTATGCCGGAACAAAATGAACGAGTTGGGAATAGATTCCGAAGTATTACTGCAACGGTATATGATGACGAGAGCGGCAGAAAATGTGTTAAGTGCCGGTAAGATGCCTATTTGCTGGGACGAGGCTATAGAAGGGGATATAGGAAAGGATTGGATTATTATGGCATGGCAGGAACAGGAAAAAGGCCGGATAGCTTTGCAGAAAGGATATCAGGTAGTGATGACCCCGACCAGTCATCTCTATTTCGACTATAGTTATGCCACAACACCGACCCGGAAAGTATATAGTTATGACCCCGTTCCTCCGGATGCGACGGAAGATGAAAAATCGCGGATCCTGGGTATCCAGGCCAATTACTGGACGCATATCGACAGATGGGAATCACGGATTGATTACCAATTGTTCCCGCGTGTGCTGGCTTTGTCTGAGAAAGCCTGGTCGGAAGAAACGGTAGTTGATTATGACGATTTCAGGAAGCGTGGGAAACAGCATAAACTATGGTTTCATTATTTCGGGATCGAATATAACGGGAATGATATGTAA
- a CDS encoding glycoside hydrolase family 30 beta sandwich domain-containing protein: MSTDENAGPITSGCPSCRPFVTIHSETGEISFNPEYYLTGHFSKFIDRGAWRIHSSNVESTDNIRNVAFLNPDGSKVMVVLNNSDIRIWNG, from the coding sequence ATGTCCACGGATGAGAATGCAGGTCCTATTACCAGCGGATGTCCGTCCTGTCGGCCATTTGTCACGATACATTCGGAAACGGGTGAGATATCTTTTAATCCAGAATATTATTTGACAGGCCATTTTTCAAAATTTATAGACCGGGGAGCCTGGCGGATCCATTCATCGAATGTGGAAAGTACGGATAACATAAGAAACGTGGCTTTTCTCAATCCGGACGGATCAAAAGTAATGGTAGTACTTAATAATTCGGATATTCGGATATGGAACGGGTAA
- a CDS encoding transposase: MIRYKSSRQLSISEFKMPFEAKLDENNRWVFLSKIVPWEEFARLYYKNFKSNRGAPTKDARLVLGVVIIKHIMKTDDRGVIEMIQENPYMQYFLGLEAFTYEQVMTPSLPVSIRKRIDLDVFESLTDDLIRKGLKLKAGAKQEEVDTVAKDDGVNNDDDPDPHPGNKGKLQMDATVCDADIKYPTDLDLLNESRQKAEELIDELCLKLGVRDKPRTYRRVARKDFLNVSKMKRKPANVLTQLSPSKLFLIKNEPVLCSFDVIAI, from the coding sequence ATGATACGATACAAGAGCTCCAGACAGCTTTCAATTTCCGAGTTCAAGATGCCCTTCGAGGCAAAACTGGATGAGAATAACCGGTGGGTTTTTCTTTCAAAAATAGTTCCCTGGGAAGAGTTCGCCCGGCTTTATTACAAGAACTTCAAGAGCAACCGGGGTGCACCCACCAAGGATGCCAGGCTTGTGCTGGGAGTGGTCATCATAAAGCACATCATGAAGACGGATGACCGCGGCGTGATAGAGATGATCCAGGAAAATCCCTACATGCAGTATTTTCTTGGGCTTGAGGCTTTCACTTATGAACAGGTGATGACACCCTCACTGCCGGTATCCATCAGAAAGCGAATCGACCTGGATGTCTTTGAATCATTGACAGATGATTTGATAAGAAAAGGATTAAAGCTGAAAGCCGGGGCAAAACAAGAAGAGGTTGACACGGTTGCGAAGGATGATGGGGTTAATAATGATGACGATCCCGATCCGCATCCCGGGAACAAGGGGAAACTTCAAATGGATGCTACAGTCTGTGATGCGGATATCAAATACCCCACCGACCTGGACCTGTTAAACGAGAGCCGTCAAAAGGCGGAAGAACTGATTGATGAACTGTGTTTGAAGCTGGGAGTCCGGGATAAACCCCGCACCTACAGGAGGGTTGCCCGCAAGGATTTCCTGAATGTGTCGAAAATGAAGAGAAAACCAGCCAACGTGTTAACCCAACTTTCACCCTCAAAATTATTTTTGATAAAAAATGAGCCTGTTTTATGCTCCTTTGATGTGATAGCCATTTGA
- a CDS encoding IS1634 family transposase produces MHVNVQLRFNSATGQEAPYYRLKESYRDVRGHVHSLIVLNIGFEPCLKPLQVKRIARALTMRFQHRHHGSLFPENKDGLSHEERLFAERYWQRMLAEGGIDRFNQKENQSKEESERYIDLDTVEHTDARNIGAEWLCKQTIDRLGLEDFLRGQGWNENAIHAALSHLIVRTVYSPSEWATHRVMKENSAACELYSGTPDWTPGINALYQMPDRLYGIKDKLERHLCQRTDNLFNIDNRIVLFDLTNFYFEGRKAGSRKARFGRSKEKRNDCRLLVLALCINREGFIRYSSILAGNTSDPKSLPGMIDKLAVKTSVTSKKTLVVIDAGISTEENLQGIKEKGYNYLCVSRTRLKDYSLSKDHRTVTVHDTRKQEITLREVQTRPEEDYYLEITSPSKAMTEASMNRQWKERFEGEMEKINEAITRKGGTKRYEKVVERVGRAIERYPSIARHYQITYLCNERKPAEMQKVNWTIKDITAIDKNTGVYFLRTNVRTFGEQTTWEYYNLIREIECTNRQLKTDLNLRPIYHQKDERSDAHLFFGLLSYWIVNTIRFQLKQSGENAYWTEIVRRMSTQKLVTTEAVNALGEKVELRQCSRPTKQAERIYSILKMKQAPFKKIKICRSQSPPRGSS; encoded by the coding sequence ATGCACGTGAATGTACAACTACGTTTCAATTCCGCCACGGGACAGGAAGCTCCTTACTATCGACTGAAGGAGTCTTATCGAGATGTGCGCGGACATGTGCATTCCCTGATTGTACTGAATATCGGTTTTGAACCATGCCTGAAGCCTCTCCAGGTCAAACGTATTGCACGTGCCTTGACTATGCGTTTTCAACACCGGCATCATGGATCTCTTTTCCCGGAAAATAAGGATGGACTTTCTCACGAAGAGCGCCTCTTTGCCGAACGATACTGGCAACGCATGCTTGCCGAAGGAGGGATCGACCGGTTCAACCAAAAAGAGAACCAATCCAAAGAAGAGTCCGAAAGGTATATAGATTTGGATACAGTAGAACATACCGATGCCCGTAACATCGGCGCGGAATGGCTTTGCAAACAAACCATTGACCGCCTGGGGCTGGAAGATTTTCTAAGAGGCCAGGGCTGGAATGAAAACGCCATTCATGCCGCTCTCTCCCATCTGATTGTCCGAACCGTTTATAGTCCATCGGAATGGGCTACACACCGTGTCATGAAGGAGAATTCCGCTGCTTGCGAACTTTATTCAGGTACTCCGGATTGGACTCCGGGCATCAATGCACTCTACCAAATGCCGGATCGTCTTTATGGGATCAAAGATAAATTGGAACGACATCTTTGCCAAAGGACGGATAACCTGTTCAATATAGATAATCGTATCGTGCTTTTTGACCTGACCAACTTCTATTTTGAAGGCCGTAAAGCAGGAAGTCGCAAAGCGCGTTTCGGACGCAGCAAGGAGAAGCGCAACGACTGTCGATTACTGGTATTGGCCTTGTGCATAAACAGGGAGGGATTTATCCGTTATTCCTCTATTCTTGCAGGCAATACCTCAGACCCCAAATCACTTCCCGGTATGATTGACAAGTTGGCTGTCAAAACCTCCGTCACCAGTAAAAAGACCTTGGTTGTAATCGATGCAGGCATCTCCACCGAAGAGAACCTGCAAGGCATAAAAGAAAAAGGATACAATTATCTTTGCGTATCCCGCACACGGTTAAAAGACTACAGCCTCTCGAAGGATCACCGGACGGTAACCGTACATGACACCAGAAAACAGGAGATTACCTTGCGGGAAGTGCAGACCCGGCCTGAAGAGGATTATTATCTGGAGATCACCTCTCCCTCAAAAGCAATGACGGAAGCCTCCATGAACCGTCAATGGAAAGAACGCTTTGAAGGTGAGATGGAGAAAATCAACGAGGCCATTACAAGGAAAGGAGGTACCAAACGTTACGAAAAAGTAGTTGAACGAGTCGGCAGAGCCATTGAGCGTTATCCCTCCATCGCGCGACATTATCAAATAACGTACCTGTGCAATGAGAGGAAACCAGCTGAAATGCAAAAAGTAAACTGGACGATCAAGGATATTACCGCAATAGACAAAAACACGGGAGTCTATTTCCTGAGAACCAACGTACGGACTTTTGGCGAACAGACGACCTGGGAGTATTATAATTTGATTCGTGAGATAGAATGCACCAACCGGCAGCTAAAAACGGATCTCAATCTACGACCCATCTATCATCAAAAGGATGAACGCAGTGATGCGCATTTATTCTTCGGACTACTTTCTTATTGGATTGTCAATACGATACGCTTTCAACTCAAGCAATCGGGAGAAAACGCTTATTGGACAGAGATTGTTCGCCGCATGTCTACGCAGAAATTGGTGACTAC